One part of the Verrucomicrobiota bacterium genome encodes these proteins:
- a CDS encoding polysaccharide deacetylase family protein: MSRPPKYSLVTRFQWLLLATLALEIVIVRFAEPVTAFALLSMLFSLAGLGVGLGVSFPQWQMFGPSICRVSTRRKVVALTFDDGPDPASTPALLALLEARHVRAAFFCIGQRVIAQPELTKQMAAAGHLVENHTQQHNPVTNLFSTARLRADIADAQQAIQRITGRAPVLFRPPMGLTNQRVFQVMRELGLQVAGYTVRGLDKRESSPEIIAARIGRGIQPGAILLLHDGGVPAERLVKTVSLVLDQLEAGGYQCFRLDELIASSEAEP; this comes from the coding sequence ATGAGCCGCCCTCCGAAATACAGCCTCGTCACCCGGTTCCAATGGCTCTTGCTTGCAACGCTCGCGCTCGAAATTGTCATCGTGCGATTTGCCGAACCGGTGACCGCCTTTGCGTTGCTTAGCATGCTGTTCAGCCTCGCCGGCTTGGGTGTTGGCCTAGGGGTCTCTTTTCCGCAGTGGCAGATGTTCGGGCCCAGCATCTGTCGCGTCTCCACCCGCCGCAAAGTGGTCGCGCTCACCTTTGATGACGGTCCCGATCCGGCCAGTACCCCGGCGCTGCTGGCGTTGCTGGAGGCGCGCCACGTTCGGGCGGCATTTTTCTGCATTGGCCAGCGCGTCATCGCCCAGCCGGAATTGACCAAACAGATGGCCGCCGCCGGGCATTTGGTGGAAAATCACACCCAGCAGCACAATCCGGTGACCAACCTCTTTTCCACCGCCCGTCTGCGCGCGGACATTGCGGATGCCCAACAGGCGATTCAACGCATCACCGGCAGGGCGCCCGTCTTGTTTCGCCCGCCCATGGGCCTGACCAACCAGCGCGTCTTCCAGGTCATGCGGGAACTTGGCCTCCAAGTGGCCGGTTACACGGTGCGCGGCTTGGACAAGCGGGAATCATCCCCGGAGATAATTGCGGCACGCATCGGTCGCGGTATCCAACCAGGAGCCATCCTTCTGCTTCACGATGGCGGCGTCCCTGCCGAGCGTTTGGTAAAGACCGTCAGCCTGGTATTGGATCAATTGGAGGCTGGCGGATACCAATGCTTCAGGTTGGATGAACTGATCGCCAGTTCAGAGGCCGAGCCTTAA